A genomic segment from Rickettsia endosymbiont of Lasioglossum villosulum encodes:
- a CDS encoding 50S ribosomal protein L11 methyltransferase has protein sequence MKIPLKIFYRVTNYNSKFDLVISNILPLIELSTQISNLMNKNGYLVLSGFLDNQLEDVRDAYEKIGFEVKEIIYKNSWVILIAAYYK, from the coding sequence ATCAAAATACCTCTGAAAATATTTTATAGGGTAACTAATTATAATAGTAAGTTTGACTTAGTCATAAGTAATATTTTACCTTTAATTGAGTTATCTACCCAGATTAGCAATCTTATGAATAAAAATGGTTATTTAGTATTGTCAGGTTTTCTTGATAATCAATTGGAAGATGTTAGAGATGCTTATGAAAAAATAGGATTTGAGGTTAAAGAAATAATTTATAAAAATTCTTGGGTAATATTGATTGCAGCCTATTATAAATAA
- a CDS encoding 50S ribosomal protein L11 methyltransferase, with protein MFKSDSQSKDIFKISFNIQYKDINIFEEFFTEKVSAISVYEVKSKTLESQPKDIWCFEIYCDNQTNLVSLKKEVQELAKLNNIEITSDIISEEIEDKDWVALYQNQLAPIQTNRFFICTTLHQDKCPKDKTLILIEASRAFGTGNHETTLGCIEALEYLKDIKANKILDIGTGSGILSFIAEKLWNEAEILACDIDDASVEIAKENASFNNSNIKFYQNTSENIL; from the coding sequence ATGTTTAAATCTGATAGTCAATCAAAAGATATTTTTAAAATTTCATTTAATATTCAGTATAAGGATATAAATATATTTGAAGAATTTTTTACAGAAAAAGTAAGTGCCATTTCTGTTTATGAAGTAAAGTCAAAAACTTTAGAATCACAACCTAAAGATATTTGGTGCTTTGAAATTTATTGTGATAATCAAACAAATTTAGTTTCTTTAAAAAAAGAAGTACAGGAATTAGCAAAACTAAACAATATAGAAATCACTAGTGACATAATTAGTGAAGAGATAGAAGATAAAGATTGGGTAGCACTTTATCAAAACCAGTTAGCACCAATTCAAACAAATCGTTTCTTTATTTGCACAACATTACATCAAGATAAATGTCCCAAAGATAAAACACTTATATTAATTGAAGCTTCTAGAGCTTTTGGTACTGGTAATCATGAGACTACATTAGGATGTATAGAGGCTTTAGAATATCTTAAAGATATTAAAGCAAATAAAATTTTAGATATAGGTACTGGCAGTGGGATTCTTTCATTTATAGCTGAAAAATTATGGAATGAGGCAGAGATTTTAGCCTGTGATATTGATGATGCATCGGTAGAAATTGCAAAAGAAAATGCTAGCTTTAACAATTCTAATATAAAATTCTATCAAAATACCTCTGAAAATATTTTATAG
- a CDS encoding L-threonylcarbamoyladenylate synthase produces the protein MIKQAVQFITSGKVVVFPTETVYGIGADATNQEACLKIFQFKNRPAINPLIVHVSSIEQAKEIGEFNYIAGKIAEKFWSGPLSIVVPLKENANIATAVTAGLKTIAIRIPSHPLALELIKQSGKSIAAPSANPSNYISPTRLDHVTKHFNDNEEIFILTDKHYQSKYGLESTIVDTTTDILTILREGFITAEVLEAALDIKIGKASKNINIKAPGMLEKHYSPIVPIRLNATNLNDKEIGLNFDDSNLKGEYSLNLSSKGDLTEAAANLYAYLRLLDDYAAAHNIEYIAVAPIPSINIGVAINDRLKRAANN, from the coding sequence ATGATAAAACAAGCAGTTCAATTTATAACCTCCGGTAAAGTCGTAGTTTTTCCGACCGAAACAGTATATGGAATAGGAGCGGATGCTACTAATCAAGAAGCATGTTTAAAAATCTTTCAATTTAAAAATCGTCCTGCTATCAACCCGCTTATTGTGCATGTCTCATCTATAGAGCAAGCAAAAGAAATAGGAGAGTTTAATTATATAGCCGGAAAAATAGCAGAAAAATTTTGGTCTGGTCCGTTATCTATAGTTGTTCCGTTAAAAGAAAATGCAAATATTGCAACGGCAGTTACGGCAGGACTTAAAACTATAGCAATTCGTATACCATCCCACCCATTAGCATTGGAACTTATTAAACAATCCGGAAAGTCAATAGCTGCTCCAAGTGCCAACCCTTCAAATTATATAAGCCCGACTAGGCTAGATCATGTTACAAAGCATTTTAATGATAATGAAGAAATTTTTATTCTAACAGACAAACATTATCAATCTAAATATGGATTAGAATCAACTATCGTCGATACTACAACTGATATACTTACTATTCTTAGAGAGGGGTTTATCACTGCTGAAGTGTTAGAAGCAGCACTTGATATTAAAATTGGTAAAGCATCAAAAAATATTAATATTAAAGCTCCAGGAATGCTTGAGAAACATTATTCCCCAATAGTGCCGATTAGATTAAATGCTACAAACTTAAATGATAAAGAAATTGGGTTAAATTTCGATGATAGCAATCTTAAAGGGGAATATTCATTAAACTTAAGCAGTAAAGGCGACCTTACAGAAGCAGCAGCCAATCTTTATGCATATTTGAGATTATTAGACGATTATGCTGCTGCTCATAATATAGAATATATAGCGGTTGCTCCCATACCTTCAATAAATATAGGTGTTGCTATCAACGATAGATTAAAACGTGCTGCAAATAACTAA
- the glyS gene encoding glycine--tRNA ligase subunit beta, with the protein MSELLLELFSEEIPAFMQKDAEEGYLSIFTKIFEENEIFARLQVFSGPRRITLYATHLPKVMLPKEIEIKGPSTEAPEAAINGFCKAHNVSKLELSTKLINNQLYYFYIKKVAERQIKEILPEIIVEAINKYSWAKSMFWGNYNIKWIRPLRNILCIFDGEILPLQFGYLAANNITFGHRLTDNKKLEVTDFEDYKTKLTENYVILERLKREEIIKNGLLEQANTHNLNIKEDLRLIEEVAGLSEFPVVLCGAIPQKFLELPKEVLISSMRTHQKYFCLFDRSENFAPYFLFVSNGNFANSKLVVQGNEKVLSARLSDALYFYKQDIAKTLEANSEKLAAVTFHTKLGSLKEKVERITNICKYIDPNNKYLITAAKLCKSDLVSEMVGEFPELQGIMGYYYAKHENLNEEIAVAIRDHYKPQGLSDSVPVGNVALLAIADKLDSLVGLMIAGEAPTGSGDPYALRRQVLGIIRIIIENKLELNLNSLIDFSLKLYSSGKDKDLIISFFEERAKFYFKNEYDISLINAVLDLNLANIKFKLDALKEFLEKEDGKQLLNAYKRASNILGSQNIDGAVEPNLFSTQPEKELFKVTQKLSLQIVDKDYDKALNLLQTLLTPITSFFDNVLVNDSDQKIAKNRLLILQDVCKLFHKIAKFNRL; encoded by the coding sequence GTGAGTGAATTATTATTAGAGCTATTTAGCGAAGAAATACCGGCTTTTATGCAAAAAGATGCAGAAGAGGGATATTTAAGCATTTTCACCAAAATTTTTGAAGAGAACGAAATATTTGCAAGGTTACAAGTATTTTCAGGACCTCGCAGGATAACGCTGTATGCTACACATTTGCCGAAAGTAATGTTACCAAAAGAAATAGAGATTAAAGGACCGAGTACAGAAGCACCGGAAGCTGCAATTAATGGCTTTTGTAAAGCTCATAATGTTAGCAAATTAGAGCTTTCAACTAAGTTAATTAATAATCAATTATATTATTTCTACATTAAAAAAGTAGCAGAAAGACAAATAAAAGAAATTTTACCTGAAATTATTGTAGAAGCTATTAATAAATATAGCTGGGCAAAATCTATGTTTTGGGGGAATTACAATATAAAATGGATTAGACCGCTACGAAATATTTTATGCATATTTGATGGCGAAATATTACCTCTGCAATTTGGGTATTTAGCCGCTAATAACATCACTTTTGGGCATCGCCTTACTGATAATAAAAAACTCGAAGTAACTGATTTTGAGGATTATAAAACTAAACTCACAGAAAATTATGTAATTTTAGAAAGATTAAAACGAGAAGAAATAATTAAAAACGGTTTATTAGAGCAAGCAAATACTCATAATTTAAACATAAAAGAAGATTTAAGATTAATTGAAGAAGTAGCAGGGCTTAGCGAATTTCCGGTAGTATTATGCGGAGCAATACCGCAAAAGTTTTTAGAGTTGCCCAAAGAAGTGCTAATTTCTTCAATGCGTACTCACCAGAAATATTTCTGTTTATTTGACAGATCAGAAAATTTTGCCCCATATTTCCTTTTCGTTAGTAACGGTAATTTTGCCAATAGCAAGCTAGTCGTACAAGGTAACGAGAAAGTATTATCGGCAAGGCTGTCCGATGCCTTATATTTCTACAAGCAAGATATAGCTAAAACTTTAGAAGCAAATTCAGAAAAGCTTGCAGCTGTAACATTTCACACAAAGCTTGGTAGTTTAAAGGAAAAAGTAGAGCGTATTACTAATATTTGTAAATATATCGATCCGAATAATAAATATTTAATTACCGCAGCTAAACTTTGTAAAAGTGATCTTGTTTCTGAAATGGTTGGAGAATTCCCCGAGCTGCAAGGTATTATGGGTTATTATTATGCAAAACATGAAAACCTAAATGAAGAAATAGCTGTAGCAATCAGAGATCATTATAAGCCGCAAGGTTTGAGTGATAGCGTACCGGTTGGTAATGTTGCTTTGCTTGCGATTGCGGATAAATTAGATAGTTTAGTAGGTTTAATGATAGCTGGTGAAGCCCCGACAGGTTCCGGTGATCCATATGCGTTAAGACGTCAGGTATTAGGCATAATAAGAATAATAATTGAGAATAAATTAGAGCTGAATTTAAATAGTTTAATTGATTTTTCTTTGAAATTATATTCATCTGGTAAAGATAAGGATTTAATAATATCGTTTTTTGAGGAAAGAGCGAAATTTTATTTTAAAAATGAATATGATATTTCGCTAATTAATGCTGTTCTTGATTTAAATTTAGCAAATATAAAATTTAAGCTTGATGCGTTGAAAGAGTTTTTAGAAAAAGAAGACGGGAAGCAATTATTAAATGCTTATAAACGAGCAAGTAACATACTTGGAAGCCAAAATATTGATGGAGCTGTTGAGCCTAATCTATTTAGTACTCAACCTGAAAAGGAGTTATTTAAAGTAACTCAAAAGCTTTCACTACAAATTGTCGATAAGGATTATGATAAGGCATTAAATCTATTGCAGACTCTATTAACTCCGATTACTAGCTTTTTTGATAATGTACTTGTTAATGATAGTGACCAAAAAATTGCCAAAAATCGGTTGTTAATATTACAAGATGTTTGCAAATTATTTCATAAGATCGCTAAATTTAACCGCTTATGA
- a CDS encoding glycine--tRNA ligase subunit alpha, with product MKKLSFQQIILTLQNYWQDYGCAILQPYDAHVGAGTFHPATVLRCLGPKPWSVAYVQPSRRPGDSRYGMHPNRMQHYYQFQVILKPSPDNIQELYLKSLECLGIDLKAHDIRFVEDDWKSPTLGAAGLGWEVWCDGMEVSQFTYMQQIGGIECKPVAGEITYGLERLALYIQGIDEVKELDWNGQTGEKALKYGEVDFEAERQFSKFNLEFADSEMLLRHFKDSEEQCERLVEANLPLPAYDYCLNASHYFNLLNSRGIISVTERASYVLRVRHLAKICCMKWLEMSGE from the coding sequence ATGAAAAAACTATCGTTTCAGCAAATTATACTAACCTTGCAGAATTATTGGCAGGATTATGGATGTGCAATTTTGCAACCTTACGATGCCCATGTTGGAGCTGGTACGTTTCACCCTGCAACAGTGCTTCGTTGTCTTGGTCCAAAGCCTTGGTCTGTCGCTTACGTACAGCCGTCAAGAAGACCTGGGGACAGCAGGTATGGCATGCATCCTAACAGAATGCAGCATTATTACCAGTTTCAAGTTATCTTAAAGCCCTCACCCGACAATATTCAGGAATTATACCTTAAAAGCTTAGAATGTTTAGGCATAGATTTAAAAGCTCATGATATTAGATTTGTCGAAGATGATTGGAAATCACCGACGCTAGGAGCGGCAGGGCTTGGATGGGAAGTATGGTGTGACGGTATGGAAGTGTCGCAGTTCACTTATATGCAGCAAATTGGCGGTATTGAATGTAAACCCGTTGCCGGTGAAATTACTTACGGTTTAGAGCGTCTTGCTTTATATATTCAAGGCATCGATGAGGTAAAAGAACTTGATTGGAATGGTCAAACAGGCGAAAAAGCTTTAAAGTATGGTGAAGTTGATTTTGAAGCTGAGCGGCAATTTTCAAAGTTTAATCTAGAGTTTGCCGATAGCGAAATGTTATTGCGTCATTTTAAAGATAGTGAAGAACAATGCGAGCGGCTAGTAGAAGCAAACTTGCCGTTACCTGCTTATGATTATTGTCTTAATGCAAGCCATTATTTTAACTTATTGAATTCACGTGGAATAATTAGCGTAACCGAGCGTGCTTCATATGTTTTAAGAGTGCGTCATTTAGCTAAAATTTGTTGTATGAAATGGTTGGAGATGAGCGGTGAGTGA
- a CDS encoding type II toxin-antitoxin system VapC family toxin, which translates to MKYLIDTNAISELYKKNPDSKVVQWFLSIHTSQLHISCITIGEIRKGISKLAKKDKVASLKLEKWLEGIIIDYDKRILDIDREICEEWGELISIDGTNPIDTLIAAQAKQHNMILVTRNTKHYNMFNIKIFDPFN; encoded by the coding sequence ATGAAATATTTAATAGATACTAACGCTATATCGGAATTATATAAAAAGAATCCTGATAGTAAGGTAGTACAGTGGTTTTTAAGTATTCACACTAGTCAATTACATATAAGCTGTATAACTATAGGTGAAATAAGAAAAGGTATATCAAAACTAGCAAAAAAAGATAAAGTAGCAAGTCTAAAATTAGAAAAATGGTTAGAAGGAATAATAATAGATTATGATAAAAGAATTCTTGATATTGACAGAGAAATATGTGAAGAATGGGGAGAATTAATAAGTATAGACGGTACTAATCCAATCGATACTTTAATAGCAGCACAAGCAAAACAACATAATATGATATTAGTTACTAGAAATACCAAGCATTATAATATGTTTAACATTAAAATATTCGATCCTTTTAATTGA
- a CDS encoding type II toxin-antitoxin system Phd/YefM family antitoxin: protein MNKWQLHEAKNKLSNIIDTAMQGTPQCITKRGEEAVVVISIKDYKQLTKQKLSFSEYLLSAPDFNKLDLQRVQGKARDFEL from the coding sequence ATGAATAAATGGCAATTACACGAGGCAAAAAATAAGCTGAGTAATATTATCGACACAGCAATGCAAGGTACACCTCAATGCATTACAAAAAGGGGAGAAGAAGCAGTTGTAGTTATTAGTATAAAAGACTATAAACAACTTACTAAACAAAAACTTAGTTTTAGCGAGTATTTATTGAGTGCTCCTGATTTTAATAAATTAGATCTCCAAAGAGTGCAAGGAAAGGCAAGAGATTTCGAGTTATGA
- the tig gene encoding trigger factor: MATTILKNEGLDFHIKISTPLSEIDNDIQKELVDLTKKVKIAGFRAGKVPITIVEKKYGASVRNDIIEKRINDSVNHVIKEHNLNIIGRPKIDDLQNEPNKPLEFTIKMELLPKIDIPDLKKISINRPKLEVSPDDVEEQLKKLAEMMKSYTKESKAKAKDGDQITMDAVGYVKDEAFEGGKLTDFKVVIGSNALIPGFEKQLIGSKAGSEVEVNVTFPENYHAKDLAGKDARFVVQVKAVHTAEPTVIDDEFAKKFQSNSLEELRTHFTKKIENESEEAISTIMKMNLFDQLEKLLDFDVPESLLDQEKNILKSETDKSEQDDSVFKDKSPEQVKEYYDKLALRRVRIGLMLAEYAKDKNLQVEPDDLRRIIMQQARSFPGQENMLFDFYKNNPRAVEQLKGPALEEKAVQHIFDNAVNLKEKKYNRKELEKLLESEEQRITAM, from the coding sequence ATGGCAACTACCATATTAAAAAATGAAGGGCTAGATTTTCATATTAAAATTTCAACTCCTTTAAGTGAAATAGATAATGATATTCAAAAAGAGCTGGTCGACTTAACAAAAAAGGTCAAAATAGCAGGTTTTAGAGCTGGTAAAGTACCTATTACAATTGTTGAGAAAAAATATGGTGCTTCTGTCAGAAATGATATAATAGAAAAAAGAATTAATGATTCAGTAAATCATGTTATTAAGGAGCATAATTTAAATATTATCGGCAGACCAAAGATTGATGATTTACAAAACGAACCTAATAAGCCTTTAGAATTTACAATAAAAATGGAATTATTGCCTAAAATTGATATTCCAGATTTAAAGAAAATATCTATAAATCGTCCGAAATTAGAAGTAAGTCCTGATGATGTTGAAGAACAACTCAAAAAGCTTGCGGAAATGATGAAAAGTTATACCAAAGAAAGTAAAGCAAAAGCTAAAGATGGTGATCAAATTACCATGGATGCAGTTGGTTATGTTAAAGATGAAGCTTTTGAGGGTGGCAAACTTACAGATTTTAAAGTAGTTATTGGTAGCAATGCACTTATTCCTGGTTTTGAAAAGCAATTAATAGGTTCTAAAGCTGGTAGTGAAGTAGAAGTTAATGTAACTTTCCCTGAAAATTATCATGCTAAAGATTTAGCTGGTAAGGATGCTCGTTTTGTAGTCCAGGTTAAAGCTGTTCATACTGCAGAACCTACAGTCATTGATGATGAGTTTGCTAAAAAATTCCAAAGCAATAGCCTTGAAGAGCTACGCACTCACTTTACCAAAAAAATAGAAAATGAGTCGGAAGAAGCTATTTCTACTATTATGAAAATGAATTTATTTGATCAACTAGAAAAATTGTTAGATTTTGACGTGCCTGAATCTTTATTAGATCAAGAAAAAAATATCTTAAAGTCTGAAACTGACAAAAGCGAGCAAGATGATTCTGTATTCAAAGATAAATCACCAGAACAAGTAAAAGAATACTATGATAAATTAGCATTACGTCGTGTTAGAATTGGGTTAATGCTTGCAGAATATGCAAAAGATAAAAATTTACAAGTAGAGCCTGATGATCTTCGCAGAATTATTATGCAGCAAGCACGTAGCTTTCCTGGTCAAGAAAATATGTTGTTTGATTTTTATAAAAATAACCCTAGAGCTGTTGAGCAGCTTAAAGGACCTGCGTTAGAAGAAAAAGCGGTACAACATATTTTTGATAATGCAGTAAATCTCAAAGAGAAAAAATATAACAGAAAAGAATTAGAAAAATTATTAGAATCAGAAGAGCAACGCATTACTGCTATGTAA